CTTCACCCACTTCGACACCCCCGCGAGCCACGACAATCTCGTCACCATCCTGACCACCCGGGAGGATCTCCACCTGCTCGCGTCCCAGACCCTCGTCCGGGTGAAGTCCCACGAGGACAAGCGCTCCTACCTGGGCCTGGTCGTCCGCGGTCCCTTCGCCGAGCCCGATGCCGTCTCCACCAACTCCACCATCGCCATCGGCGTGGTGGTCCAGGGCAAGAAGCTCACCTATACCTTCGACTACCACGGGCGCGCGGAGATCGAGATCCTCGGCGAGGAGAGCGACGGAAAGCTGATTCCTCCCGGCCGCCGGCCCCGGCCCAAGAGCCCCGTCTTCCTCCTCGATGACGCGGAGAGCGAGCACGTCCTCGGGATGGCTGGAGACATGTGTCTGGGAATGGTCGTGGGCTACGAGTACATGGAAGCCCGCTTCCATCCCATGGACAAGGCCATCCTGCCTCGCCACACGGGCATCATCGGAACGACGGGCGGCGGCAAGTCCACTACCGTCGCGACGCTCATCCACCGGGCCCAGGAGGCGGGAATCTCCACCATCGTCTTCGACGTGGAGGGTGAATACACGCATGTGGACAAGCCCACCGATGACCCCTCCATGCTCGAGGCGCTCAAGCGCAGGAAGCAGAAACCCCAGGGGGTGAAGGAGCTCCACATCCACCACCTGATCGGCCGGGACAGCCGGAATCCCCATCACGAGAACCTGCACCCGTTCGCGTTGAACTTCTCGAGCCTCTCCCCCTATGCCATCGCGGAGATCCTCGACCTGTCGGACGCGCAGCGGGAGCGCTTCCACAAGGCCTACGACGTCACGAAGCTGTTGCTGGAGGACTTCAACATCTTTCCAACGACCCCCGAGGAGCGTCGGCAGGTGCTGGAGCTCGACGAGCTGTCGACGGGCTTCCCCCGCATGACCATCCAGCACCTCATCGACGTCGTGAGTGCCTATATCTACAGCCTCAGCGACGAGGGGAAGACCGAGACCAAGAGCAGGTCGAAGTCCACGTCCCGGAAGCAGGCTGACCTCCTGGAATCAGCCGAGGGCGCCGAGGGCGCCACCGAGGGCGCCAACCCGGAACCGCCTCTGGCGAGCACCCTCACCCTGTACAGCGAGTTCCGAAGCAATCCCGGCCGGGTGATCGGCCGGGTGATGGCGCATGGCAGCAGGAACGAGATCAGCTGGAAGACCCTGGCCGGCAAGCTCCACTACCTGCGGCGCCTCAAGCTCTTCGATGTCGGATCGACGAAGGGCGTGGATTACGGCTCGATGCTGAGCGCCGGGCGCGTGTCGGTGATCGACCTGTCGGACACGGATTCGCCCCAGCTCAACAACTTCGTCATCGCCGACATCCTCCGTGGACTCCAGGAGCACCAGGAGGCGCTCTACCAAGAGGCCAACGAGCGCGGGCAATCCGTCAACCCCGTCCTCATCATCATCGAGGAGGCCCACGAGTTCCTGTCCGCCAGCCGCATCTCGCAGATGCCCGTGTTGTTCGAACAGGTGGCCCGCATCGCCAAGCGCGGCCGCAAGCGCTGGTTGGGACTCGTCTTCGTCACCCAGCTGCCCCAGCACCTCCCCAACGAGGTGCTGGGACTCCTCAACAACTTCATCATCCACAAGATCACGGACAGCACCGTCATCTCCCGGATGCAGAAGACCGCCGGCTCCATCGACGAGAGCCTCTGGAACCGCGTGTCCAGGCTCGCCCCCGGTCAGGCCCTCGTCTCCTTCAGCAACTTCACCCGCCCGCTCATGGTCGCCGTGGACCCCGCTCCCGTGAAACGGTTGCTCGTGGAGTAACGGCTCGGAGCTCGCGGACTCGGGCTCAACCCGGGACCCGCGATACCCTCACCCTCCGCCCTCTCCCGAAGGGAGAGGGGACTTCCTCCTCGTCCCCTCTCCTTCTCGTGGTCTGGCTCAGTCTTCCTGCGTGCTGATCGTCATCGTCGGGCCCCAGGTCTCCTGGCCCTCCCGCTCGAAAAAGAGCGGCTCGCGCTTGAATTGACGGCCGCCCACCTCGTTCAGCGTCATCGCGTCGAACAGCCGGCCTCCCACCATCGTGTAGCGGATGGTCGAGCTGTTGCGCAGATCCTCCAGCGGGTTCTTGTCCAGCACCAGCAGGTCCGCCAGCTTGCCCTCCTCCAGCGAGCCGATGTCCCCATCCAGTCCCAGGTAGTGCGCTCCCGACAGCGTCGCCGCCTTCAGCGCCTGCAACGGCTTCATCCCTCCCTGGCCGAACATCCAGATCTCCCAGTGCGCTCCCAGGCCCTCGCGCTGGCCGTGCGCCCCCAGCTGCACGCTCACGCCCTTGTCGTTGAGCACCTTGGTCACCTCCGCCACCCGGATGTGGTTGAACTCGTCCTCCGGCGCCATCACCGGCCGCCGGCTCCGCGAGTCCACCACCCGCCTCGGCACGAACGCCAACAGCCGCTTGTCGTCCCACACGTTCGTCTTCTGGTACCAGTAGTTCTCACCCCACACGCCGCCGTACCCCACGATGATCGTCGGCGTGTAGCCCGTGCCACTCCGGCCCCAGAGCTGCAGCATGTCCGCGTACGCGCGCGACACCGGCACCGAGTGCTCCACCCCCGTGTGCCCGTCCACCACCATCGTCATGTTGTGCTGGTAGAGCGAGCCTCCCTCCGGCACCACCATCATCTGCAGCTCGCGCGCCGCCTGGATGACCTTCTGCCTCTGGTCTCGCCTCGGCTGGTTGTAGCTCTTCACGCTGAACGCCCCCACGGCCTTCATCCGCCGCAGGTGCGAGCGCGCGTCATCCAGCGTCTCGATCGGCGCGCGGAACGCCCCCGCCGCTCCGTACAGGATGGTGCCCGTCGAGTAGACGCGCGGGCCCACCATGCCGCCCGTCTTCACCAGCTCGCTCGTGGCGAACACCGCGTCCGTGTCGTTCGACGGGTCGTGCACCGTCGTCACTCCGAACGCCAGCGACGACAGCAGCTTCCAGTTCTGCTCCGGCAGGATTCCCTCGTCCCCCATCGACCCGTGCCAGTGCACGTCCACGATTCCCGGCATCAGCGTCTTCCCGCTCACGTCCACCACCTTCGCCCCCGCCGGCACCGCCACCTTCCCCTTCGGTCCCACCGCCACGATGCGGTTGCCCTTCACCACCACCACGCCCTCCTCGAGGACCTCGTCCCCCTTCATGGTGATGACCCGGCCTCCCACCAACGCCACCGTCCCCGAGGGCACGTCCGTCTTCGCCTGGAAGCCGATGTCCTGCCCCTTCTCCGGCACCTCCGGCAGCTTCTCCGGCGCTCCCTCCTGGAAGCGGAAGGACTCCTTCAGCTCGCGCGTGTAGAGCTCGGGGCCCAGCGCCCAGTGCAACCGCTTTCCATCCCCCGACCAGTGCAGCCACTCGCCCGAGTCCCGCGAGACCTTCGACACCGGCAGCGCCTTGCCCTCGGGGCTCGCCACCGCTCCCTTCGCCCCGCGCGGCAGCGGCTGGATGAACGCGTTGAAGTTCTCCCGGAACGCCACCCACTTCTCGTCCGGTGACACCCGGTACTCCGTCGCCTCGTCGCTCGACAGGTGCGTGCGCTGCTCGCTCCCGTCCAGCCGGATGCTCTTCAGCGCCCGGTCATCGTCCTTCTCGCGGTAGTCCACCGTCAGGAAGAACACCCGCTCCGAGCTCGCGCCGAAGTGCGGCTGCTCCCCGTCCTTCGCCAGCCGGCGCGGAGTGCCGCCCGCAGCCGGAATCACGAACAGCCCCTGCTCGTGGCTGTAGAGCCCGCTGCGCAGGTAGCCGCCGCCGATGGTCCGGTACACGATGGACTTCCCGTCCGGAGACAGCGCCGGCTCCACGTAGTGCCCCGGCTTCGCCGTCACCACCCGGCCCTCGCCTCCCGTCACCGGCACCACCCGGATGCTCCCCAGCTTCTCGTCGTCCCACGTCGTGTAGACAATGCTCTTGCCGTCACGCGAGAACGACGGGTACAGCTCGGCGTGGTCCGTCTGCTTCGTCACCCGCTTCGGCGTGCCGTTGGGCAGGTCTCGCACGTACAGGTGTCCCAGCGCCTGGAACACCACCTTGTCCGCCTTCGGCGACACCTGCACCCACCGCAGCATCTTCACCTGGAAGGTGTCGGGCGACACCGTCTGCGGGAAGCGCAGCGCCTCGTGAAGGGTGCGCGTGCCTCGCACGCGGAAGGGGATGGGCGTCACCTTCTTCGTCGCCACCTCGATGCGCTGCAGCTTGCCGCCCGCCCAGAACACCAGCGACTTGTTGTCCGGCGTCCAGGCCATCGTCGGGTACACGCCGTGGATGGCCCACGTCTCCTGCATGTCCCGCTCGAGCCCGTCGTACAGGGGGCGCTCCGCGCCGCTCGCCAGGTCCGCCACGTACAGCGTGCTCTTGCCGCGCACGCGGCGGACGAACGCCAGCGACTTCCCATCCGGCGACGGCGTGGGGCGGATGGAGCCGCCCGGACCCACCACGAAGCGATCCGTCTCCCGCGTGTCCAGGTCCAGCCGCTGGATGACGTAGATTTCGCCGTTCGGGTCCTTGTTGTACTCGAACGTCTTCCCGGGCGTGACGTCCTGGCTGTAGTAGACGTAGCGGCCGTCCGGGGAGAACACGGGCTCGCCCAGGTCCTTCTGGTCGTTGGGGCGCTCGGTGAGCTGCACCCCGTCACCGCCCGAGCGGTGGTACATCCAGATTTCACCCGCGCCCAGCGAGCGCCGCGAGGTGAAGTGCTTGCGCGCGATGACGAACTGCCCGTCCGGCGACCACGCGGGGCTGTTGAGCAGCCGGAACTTCTCCTGCGTCACCGCGGTGGGCTCGCTCCCGTCCCGCTTCATCACCCAGATGTTGTCGCCGCCACCGCGGTCGCTCGTGAAGGCGATGGATTTGCCGTCCGGGCTGTAGCGCGGCTGCATGTCCCAGGCGACGCCGCTCGTGAGCGCCTTCGCCTCGCCGCCGCCGATGGGCAGCACGTAGAGGTCGCCCAGCAGGTCGAAGACGAGCTCATCTCCCTTGGGGCTGACGTCCAGGCTCATCCACGTCCCCTCGGTGACGTCGATGTCCACCTGGGTGGCGGGGAAGCCGGGAGCGTTCACGTCCCACTTCTCCTCGGGCTTCTTGTCCTCGGGCTTCTTGTCCTCGGGCTTGCCCGCGTCCTTCGACGCCTGGGGCACCGGGGGCTTCACTTGTACGGGGGCCGGCGCCTGCGCGCGGGCGGACAGGGGCAACGCGCTCGTGAGCACGAGCGCGAGGCAACGGAGGCTCAGTCGATTCACCGCGAATCCTCGTCGGGGGTGCGTGAAAAAGCGGAGCGCAGACTACCCCGGCGCGGGCGCATGTGGAGTCCGTTACAGCAGGCAAGCGGGCACGTTCCACGCGGGGTGCGGGCCAGAGACGGACTCCCAAAAGGGGTGGAGTGATGTGACTATCGGTCTCTTTCGGAGATCCGCGGGCCGTGGTTTCCAACCCGTGCGATTCTCGTCTGGAGAAGTGCGACCATGTCTCCGCATCCTGTCCACCCGAGCCTCCCGTCCGAACGGCCACACCGTTGCCTGAACGCACTGGCCTTGAGCACCTTGGTGCTACTTGCCGGATGTGTCACGGCAGCTCCCGCCGGTGGGGATCGCCCCTCCACGGTCCGGGAGTCCCACGAAACGCGGGACCGGGTGGCGGCGGTGCGGGCGCCCAGGGTCGATGACGACGCGCTCGTGTTCGCCACGTTGCCTACCCGCTTCGAGCCGGTCCGGATAGGTGACACGGAACTCACCGCCGCGCTGACAACGATGGTGCTCGACATGCCGCTGCGGGTGGCTGTCAATCGTCCCCCTCTTTACGTTGGCCGCAAGCTGGCCTTGGCGGCCTCGTCCACGGAGACAGAGAGCTGGCACTCGGAGCTGGCCCGGGCTTACGGGCGATTCTGCGAGCGACGAGGCGCTCCGGGAGATTGCCTGACGCTGTACGAGGATGGTCCCCCTCTGCACGACGATGACAGGCGTAGCATCGCCCTGGCCCTCGCCGTGGGCCCGGCCCTGGAGAGTTTGGACGCAGAGTTGCGGACCATGCTCTCACCCACGCGACTGCTGGCCACCGTCAGCATCAGCATCACGGCCCACATGGCGCTCCTGGTAGCCCCCGAACCGGTGTCCAAGGGAGTAGCCACCACCCTCACGGTGCTCTTGTGGGGATATCTCGGGTGGGAGTTTTTCGACCTGATACGGGGCTACGTGCAGCTCTCGGAAGCATCCGCCCGAGCCACCACTTTCGCGGAACTGCGCGAGGCGGGCGAACGGTTCGGCCGGGTCATTGGCCCCAACAGCGTGCGAATCCTCGTGCTGTTGGGCACGGCGGCGGTGGGCGAGACGGCTGCACTCATGTCCAGGGCGCCAAGGCTGCCGGGCTTCACGCAAGCCGCGCGCTCGGTCGAGTCGAGCACTGGGTTGCGCCTGGTCGAGGCCGCGGCAGGAACCGAGCGGGTCATCGTCTCCGTGCCCGAAGGTACCCTCCGTGTTGTCCTGCCAGCCAACGCCCTTGCCGTAACTGGACAGGACTGGGGAAGAACACCCCCCGTCACACATGGAAATGGGCATCGAGCCTTCAAGACCTTCAAAGCCTTCAAGAAGTTCATGGGACCTGCTGGTGAAGGCAAGCAGTGGCATCACATCGTCGAGCAGCACGAGGGCAATGCACAGCGATTCGGACCCGAAGCCCTTCACAACACCGAGAATGTGATTCCCCTCGAGGAAAACATCCATCTGGAAATCAACCGCCTTTATTCCTCCAAGAGTGACGAATTGGGCGGCATGGTGGTTCGCGACTGGCTCCGCACTCAATCCTACGAGCAGCAGCGAGCCTATGGGTTGAGGATCTTGAGAGCATTCGGAATCACCCCATGAAGAAAGCGCGACTGAAGACCCTCTCGACAGAGAACTTGATCGAGGAGTTCAGGACTCTCTCCTCCGAGCACATACGTGCCATCAGGGAGGGCCCGCTGGGCCATGCCAATCGTAAGTACGAAACCCTCGTGGCAATCCGCGGGGAGTTACGAGAACGAGGCAGCGAGGCAAAGCACCAGCTGCTGGAGTTGCTTACCGCTCCAGATCTGGGGACCCGCTTCTGGGCTGCCTCCTCCATTTTGACGTTCGCCCCCCATGCCGGAGAGCGGGAACGTGCCGAGCAGGTGCTCACCGAGCTTGCACAGACCCAGAAGAACTCACTCGGGTTCAAGGCAAGCATGGTGCTCGAGCAATGGAAGGCGGGCACTTTCAATCCCCCTTGATGCCTCTCAATCCTCCGCCGGCTCCATCCGCCTCGCGCCCTCGCGCATCCCCGTGGCCACCTCGGGAAGGATGCCCAACCGCTCGTAGATGGGCCGCACCCGCTCCCGCAGCGCCGGCAGCTTCACGTGGAACCACGCCGCCGCCAGCAGACACACCACGCCCCCCACGACGATCGTCGCCGGCGCCCCGAAGCGATCCGCCAGCGTCCCCGCCAGCAGGCTCCCGAATGGCGCCGTCCCCATGAACGCCATCGCGTAGAAGCTCATCACCCGGCCCCTCATCCGCTCCTCGACGATGGTCTGCAACAGCGTGTTGCACGCCCCCGTCGTCACCATCATCCCCGCCCCCGTCACCACCATCGTCACCAGCGACAGCACCACGCTCCTCGACACCCCGAAGGCGATCAGCCCCGCCCCGAACAGCGACGCCGTCAGCACGATGACCCTGCCGAATCCCCTCACCGACCGCCTCGACGCCAGGTAGCCCGCCCCCACCAGCGCGCCCATCCCCGACGCCGCCATCAGGAAGCCCAGCGTCGACGGGCCTCCCTTCAGCACGTTCGACGCCATCACCGGCATCAGCACCGTGTACGGCATCCCCATCAGGCTCACCACCGCCAGCAGCGCCAACATCGCCCGGATGGGTGGGAAGTGGAACGCATACACGAAGCCCTCCTTCAGCTCCTCCACGATGCGGCCGTTCGCCCCCTCCCGCTCCTTCCACGTGATTCGCATCGCCACCAGCGAGGCGATCACCGCCAGGTAGCTGAAGCCATCGATGAGGAAGCAGCCCCCCTCCCCCACCCACGCGATGAGCCCTCCGGCCACCGACGGGCCCAGCAGCCGCGCCGCGTTGAACATCGATGAGTTGAGGGCGATCGCGTTCGGCAGATCCGCCCGGTCTTCAATCATCTCCACCACGAAGGCCTGCCGCCCTGGCACATCGAAGGAGTTGATGAGCCCCTGCACCATGCTCAGCACCGCCACGTGCCACACGGCGATGACTCCCGTGAGCGCCAGCACCGCCAGCGCGAAGGACTGCAGCATCGACAGCACCTGCGTCACCACCAGCAGCCGGTGCCGGTTCCACCGGTCCACCAGCACCCCCGCCACCGGCGACAGCACGAACGCCGGTATCTGCCCGCAGAAGCCCACCACCCCCAACAACAACGCCGAGCCACTCAGCCGGTACACCAGCCAGCTTGTCGCCACCCGCGTCAGCCACGTGCCCACCAGCGACACGCTCTGCCCCACGAAGAAGAGCCGGTAGTTGCGATGGCCCAGCGCCCTGAGCAGGAACCTCCACCCTTCCTCCCTCGCCTCTCCCGCCGCTCGCACCGCCATTCCGGGTTCTCCTCACGGGCGGTCACCGTCGTTCCTTCAGGCGCGCCCCTCCACCTCCCGTTAAAAGTAGGGCCATCCGCCGGCGCTGCCGTGCCCCTCACACGCCTCCTGCCTTCCCGGGGCCCGTCCGTCCGGCTGCCAGACACAGCTGTCTCCTTGGGTCATGATGCAGCGCGGTATGCAGCCGACCATCCCCTCAGAACCTGGAACAACATTCTTCCAGCTTTTTCGGGATTGTAATATTCTATTAATACCACTGGGTGAGGATCCGACGCAGTCAGGGGGTGGTAAGTGGAAAACCTGAAGCGGTCGAAACCGGAACAGCAGGTGGCCCTACCCGAGAGGGAAGGTGCCCCGCATCCGGACGACTGCCCGGGTTGCCCCCACTGCGTGGGCGACGCGCTGCTGGAGCAGGAGCTGCTGCGCGCCCAGGCCAAGATGAGCGAGAGCGGGCTGGAGCCCACCCGGGTCGTCGGCCCTCCCTCGCCGCTGCCCACCCCCGCCGAGGCGCCGCCCCCCGCTCCCGAGGCGCTGCCCCGGGGCACCTCCGTGGGACGCTACCTGGTGCTGGAGCGGCTGGGCGCCGGCGGCATGGGCGAGGTGTATGCGGCGTTCGATCCCCAGCTCAACCGCAAGGTGGCCATCAAGCTGCTGCTGCCCGGGGGCGAGGGGCTGGACCGGAGCGAGGCGCGCCTGCGGCTGATGCGCGAGGCCCAGTCCATGGCCCGCCTGTCGCACCCCAACGTGCTGCCCGTGTACGACATCGGCGAGCACGGGGACCAGGTGTTCATCGCCCTGGAGCTGGTGGAGGGCTGCACGCTGCGGCGCTGGCTGAAGGAGGAGAAATCGCGGCACTGGCGCGAGGTGGTGGAGGTGCTCACGCGGGCCGGGCGCGGACTGGCCGCCGCCCACGCGGTGGGGCTCGTCCACCGCGACTTCAAGCCGGACAACGTGCTGGTGGGCCGGGACGGGCGCGTGCTCGTCTTCGACTTCGGCCTGGCGTGCGACCAGGGCACGGCCAACCCCCAGGCGCCCGCCCCGGTGGACCTGGCCGAAATCCTCCGCGCCGAGCCGACCGCCTCGCGCGACTCGGGCTCCATCTCCGGCATCCGCACCCGCGAGCCGCTGGAGACGCCGGTGACGCGCGCCGGCCTCATCATGGGTACTCCGGGCTACATGGCCCCCGAGCAGTACCGCCAGGAGCCCGTCACCGCCCAGGCCGACCAGTTCAGCTTCTGCGCCACCCTCTACTACGCCCTCTATGGTGAGCACGCCTTCGAGGGCAGTGGCGCCGCGTGGCTGGCCCGCGCCACGCTCGAGGGCCGCCTGCGTCCGCCACCCCGGGACTCGCGCGTGCCGGGCTGGCTGCGGCGCGTCGTCCTCAAGGGACTCAGCCTCCACCCGCGCGAGCGCTACGTCTCCATGGGGGCGCTGCTGGATGCGCTCCAGGACGACCCGCGCACCCGCCTGCGGCGCGACGTGTTCGTCGCGGTGGCCGCGGCCTTCCTCCTGGCGGTGGTGGCCGGCGCCGTGGGCCAGTGGCACCAGCGCCAGGGCCTGTGCCAGGAATCCGCCGCGAAGCTGGACGGGGTGTGGGACGCCCCACGCCAGCAGGCCGTGGAGAAGGCCTTCCTCGCCACCGGCCAGCCCTATGCGGCCACCACCTGGGCCGGGGTGAAGCGCGAGCTGGATGCGTACGCCTCGGACTGGGTGGAGCGGCAGCGGGAGGCGTGCGTGGCGACGCGGCTGCGCGGCCAGGCCTCCGAGGAGCTGCTCACCGCGCGCACCGCCTGCCTGGAGCGTCGGCGCGCCGAGCTCAAGGCCCTCACGGACGTGCTCACCGAGGCCAACGTCACCGTGGTGGAGCGCGCCGTGGAGGCCGCGCGCGGGCTGTCGGAGCTCGGCCCCTGCGCCGAGGTGGAGCCGGCGGCCGCGCACGTGAAGCCGGACCCCCAGCTGGAGCCCCGGGTGGAGGGCCTGCG
This is a stretch of genomic DNA from Archangium violaceum. It encodes these proteins:
- a CDS encoding helicase HerA-like domain-containing protein; its protein translation is MADDKTPKSPGTGVPPGGNTRSPVTQGNSKTPPHPAAGPRGESARPAPPAGQNAPRQATMGPPRGSMTPPPGNGRPRGEPARPPPSASSRAGPPPGVGQPRSGPTRPPPADDRAPPRPETDVPHNEIVRPIPDKELEELDALEDLAASETAELDPELEKAVGFTHFDTPASHDNLVTILTTREDLHLLASQTLVRVKSHEDKRSYLGLVVRGPFAEPDAVSTNSTIAIGVVVQGKKLTYTFDYHGRAEIEILGEESDGKLIPPGRRPRPKSPVFLLDDAESEHVLGMAGDMCLGMVVGYEYMEARFHPMDKAILPRHTGIIGTTGGGKSTTVATLIHRAQEAGISTIVFDVEGEYTHVDKPTDDPSMLEALKRRKQKPQGVKELHIHHLIGRDSRNPHHENLHPFALNFSSLSPYAIAEILDLSDAQRERFHKAYDVTKLLLEDFNIFPTTPEERRQVLELDELSTGFPRMTIQHLIDVVSAYIYSLSDEGKTETKSRSKSTSRKQADLLESAEGAEGATEGANPEPPLASTLTLYSEFRSNPGRVIGRVMAHGSRNEISWKTLAGKLHYLRRLKLFDVGSTKGVDYGSMLSAGRVSVIDLSDTDSPQLNNFVIADILRGLQEHQEALYQEANERGQSVNPVLIIIEEAHEFLSASRISQMPVLFEQVARIAKRGRKRWLGLVFVTQLPQHLPNEVLGLLNNFIIHKITDSTVISRMQKTAGSIDESLWNRVSRLAPGQALVSFSNFTRPLMVAVDPAPVKRLLVE
- a CDS encoding amidohydrolase family protein, producing the protein MNRLSLRCLALVLTSALPLSARAQAPAPVQVKPPVPQASKDAGKPEDKKPEDKKPEEKWDVNAPGFPATQVDIDVTEGTWMSLDVSPKGDELVFDLLGDLYVLPIGGGEAKALTSGVAWDMQPRYSPDGKSIAFTSDRGGGDNIWVMKRDGSEPTAVTQEKFRLLNSPAWSPDGQFVIARKHFTSRRSLGAGEIWMYHRSGGDGVQLTERPNDQKDLGEPVFSPDGRYVYYSQDVTPGKTFEYNKDPNGEIYVIQRLDLDTRETDRFVVGPGGSIRPTPSPDGKSLAFVRRVRGKSTLYVADLASGAERPLYDGLERDMQETWAIHGVYPTMAWTPDNKSLVFWAGGKLQRIEVATKKVTPIPFRVRGTRTLHEALRFPQTVSPDTFQVKMLRWVQVSPKADKVVFQALGHLYVRDLPNGTPKRVTKQTDHAELYPSFSRDGKSIVYTTWDDEKLGSIRVVPVTGGEGRVVTAKPGHYVEPALSPDGKSIVYRTIGGGYLRSGLYSHEQGLFVIPAAGGTPRRLAKDGEQPHFGASSERVFFLTVDYREKDDDRALKSIRLDGSEQRTHLSSDEATEYRVSPDEKWVAFRENFNAFIQPLPRGAKGAVASPEGKALPVSKVSRDSGEWLHWSGDGKRLHWALGPELYTRELKESFRFQEGAPEKLPEVPEKGQDIGFQAKTDVPSGTVALVGGRVITMKGDEVLEEGVVVVKGNRIVAVGPKGKVAVPAGAKVVDVSGKTLMPGIVDVHWHGSMGDEGILPEQNWKLLSSLAFGVTTVHDPSNDTDAVFATSELVKTGGMVGPRVYSTGTILYGAAGAFRAPIETLDDARSHLRRMKAVGAFSVKSYNQPRRDQRQKVIQAARELQMMVVPEGGSLYQHNMTMVVDGHTGVEHSVPVSRAYADMLQLWGRSGTGYTPTIIVGYGGVWGENYWYQKTNVWDDKRLLAFVPRRVVDSRSRRPVMAPEDEFNHIRVAEVTKVLNDKGVSVQLGAHGQREGLGAHWEIWMFGQGGMKPLQALKAATLSGAHYLGLDGDIGSLEEGKLADLLVLDKNPLEDLRNSSTIRYTMVGGRLFDAMTLNEVGGRQFKREPLFFEREGQETWGPTMTISTQED
- the sitA5 gene encoding SitA5 family polymorphic toxin, whose translation is MSPHPVHPSLPSERPHRCLNALALSTLVLLAGCVTAAPAGGDRPSTVRESHETRDRVAAVRAPRVDDDALVFATLPTRFEPVRIGDTELTAALTTMVLDMPLRVAVNRPPLYVGRKLALAASSTETESWHSELARAYGRFCERRGAPGDCLTLYEDGPPLHDDDRRSIALALAVGPALESLDAELRTMLSPTRLLATVSISITAHMALLVAPEPVSKGVATTLTVLLWGYLGWEFFDLIRGYVQLSEASARATTFAELREAGERFGRVIGPNSVRILVLLGTAAVGETAALMSRAPRLPGFTQAARSVESSTGLRLVEAAAGTERVIVSVPEGTLRVVLPANALAVTGQDWGRTPPVTHGNGHRAFKTFKAFKKFMGPAGEGKQWHHIVEQHEGNAQRFGPEALHNTENVIPLEENIHLEINRLYSSKSDELGGMVVRDWLRTQSYEQQRAYGLRILRAFGITP
- a CDS encoding DUF2019 domain-containing protein; protein product: MKKARLKTLSTENLIEEFRTLSSEHIRAIREGPLGHANRKYETLVAIRGELRERGSEAKHQLLELLTAPDLGTRFWAASSILTFAPHAGERERAEQVLTELAQTQKNSLGFKASMVLEQWKAGTFNPP
- a CDS encoding MFS transporter, with product MAVRAAGEAREEGWRFLLRALGHRNYRLFFVGQSVSLVGTWLTRVATSWLVYRLSGSALLLGVVGFCGQIPAFVLSPVAGVLVDRWNRHRLLVVTQVLSMLQSFALAVLALTGVIAVWHVAVLSMVQGLINSFDVPGRQAFVVEMIEDRADLPNAIALNSSMFNAARLLGPSVAGGLIAWVGEGGCFLIDGFSYLAVIASLVAMRITWKEREGANGRIVEELKEGFVYAFHFPPIRAMLALLAVVSLMGMPYTVLMPVMASNVLKGGPSTLGFLMAASGMGALVGAGYLASRRSVRGFGRVIVLTASLFGAGLIAFGVSRSVVLSLVTMVVTGAGMMVTTGACNTLLQTIVEERMRGRVMSFYAMAFMGTAPFGSLLAGTLADRFGAPATIVVGGVVCLLAAAWFHVKLPALRERVRPIYERLGILPEVATGMREGARRMEPAED
- a CDS encoding serine/threonine-protein kinase, translated to MENLKRSKPEQQVALPEREGAPHPDDCPGCPHCVGDALLEQELLRAQAKMSESGLEPTRVVGPPSPLPTPAEAPPPAPEALPRGTSVGRYLVLERLGAGGMGEVYAAFDPQLNRKVAIKLLLPGGEGLDRSEARLRLMREAQSMARLSHPNVLPVYDIGEHGDQVFIALELVEGCTLRRWLKEEKSRHWREVVEVLTRAGRGLAAAHAVGLVHRDFKPDNVLVGRDGRVLVFDFGLACDQGTANPQAPAPVDLAEILRAEPTASRDSGSISGIRTREPLETPVTRAGLIMGTPGYMAPEQYRQEPVTAQADQFSFCATLYYALYGEHAFEGSGAAWLARATLEGRLRPPPRDSRVPGWLRRVVLKGLSLHPRERYVSMGALLDALQDDPRTRLRRDVFVAVAAAFLLAVVAGAVGQWHQRQGLCQESAAKLDGVWDAPRQQAVEKAFLATGQPYAATTWAGVKRELDAYASDWVERQREACVATRLRGQASEELLTARTACLERRRAELKALTDVLTEANVTVVERAVEAARGLSELGPCAEVEPAAAHVKPDPQLEPRVEGLRASLARARALRISGQYPAGLSVAAPVVAEARTLGYPPLLAEALLELGQQQADFGNPDAEHTLKEAVWRADAVRLDEVRTEALVALTQLVAYDAARVHDGHDWFHQARALLVRTRRQGRILAELESSHGLVYAAQGDVAAAEASHRNALAVLEQVSPEENPEKAVVLRRLGNALSAQGRYEEALLVYQRAHADFRKALGDEHPRVGSSLVNIGTTLTALGRHGEALEPLRQGVAIVARTLPVKHPFRSQALNALGFALWRDGDTKQALDVLRRAVATAEHTRGPEHPEVAQPCNTLGLVLLDAGEPKQALEAFARALRIREHALGAHHPELAGPLTGQGEALMKLGRTAEALAPLERALSLRTTHAVPPVELAETRFALARALWASHRDTARARQLALVAQSALEQPGGEHLRAEIQDWLASHAPRE